Proteins from a single region of Belliella baltica DSM 15883:
- a CDS encoding type I restriction endonuclease subunit R, whose amino-acid sequence MKFTEAKLEQAFIELLGNEGYPQFVGSSLVRTDESEVIIEEDLKTYLLTRYQNANLTEVEAQSIILQLKTLSSADLYESNKKIMQWLADGFILKREDRTQKDIHISLIDFAGLDRQRQSKNLDIIAAEPELQYPPDTNIYKFVNQLEIVGTERRIPDGILYINGLPVVVFEFKTAIQENTTIHNAFVQLTTRYKRDIPELFKYNAFCIISDGVNNKAGSFFAPYEFYYAWRRIAGLAKDVDGIDSMFTLVQGMLHKNRLRDIIQNFIYIPDSSKKDEKIVCRYPQYYAARSLYENIKKAEKPDGDGKGGTYFGATGSGKSFTMLYLTRLLMKSKHFESPTIVLITDRTDLDDQLSGQFTNAKQFIGDNAVESVESRADLRSKMQGRNSGGVFLTTIHKFTEDTELLTERTNVICISDEAHRSQTNLDQKVKVTKDGVKKTYGFAKYLHDSLPNATFVGFTGTPIDATLDVFGKVVDAYTMTESVRDEITVRIVYEGRAAKVALHNSELEKIEKYYEEAAEAGANEYQIEESKKATATMNAILGDPDRLKALAEDFVKHYENRVNEGATVKGKAMFVCSSREIGYEFYKNVIALRPEWAEIRIAEEGAVLTDKDKREIKPMERIKMIMTRGKDDPKEMYDLLGTKEYRKELDRQFKNEKSNFKIAIVVDMWLTGFDVPFLDSIYIDKPIQQHNLIQTISRVNRKFEGKNKGLVVDYIGIKKAMNMALAKYNKGERENFEDIQESLIVVRNHLDLLAKVFHKFDSSKYFGGAALEQLNTLNMAAEYVQLTKDLETRFMGLVKRLKAAYDICAGSEHLTQKERDYTHFYLAVRSIVFKLTKGSAPDTAQMNARVREMIKDALESDGVQEIFKLGDETQSEQDLFSEDYLAKIDKIKLPHTKIKLLQQLLAKAIGEMKKVNKVKGIDFSKKMQALVERYNERKEDDVLRSEVYEEMAEHLTNLIWEVQKEFSAGDELGIDFEEKAFYDILKDLCIKYDFKYPEDKLIVLAQAVKDLVDSQAKYPDWSKREDIKSALKVGLIILLDEHGYPPVERDEVYKDIFEQAENFKKNRVMTK is encoded by the coding sequence GTGAAGTTTACAGAAGCGAAATTAGAGCAAGCATTTATAGAGCTTTTAGGAAATGAAGGCTACCCACAATTTGTAGGCAGTAGTTTGGTGCGAACAGATGAAAGCGAAGTAATCATTGAAGAAGACCTAAAAACCTACTTACTCACTCGCTATCAAAATGCCAATCTCACCGAGGTAGAAGCGCAATCCATTATTCTGCAACTCAAAACGCTTTCTTCGGCAGACCTTTACGAAAGTAACAAAAAAATAATGCAGTGGTTGGCAGACGGTTTTATCCTAAAAAGAGAAGACCGAACCCAAAAAGACATACATATTTCGCTTATAGATTTTGCAGGCTTAGACCGTCAGCGACAAAGTAAAAATTTAGACATCATTGCCGCTGAACCCGAATTACAATATCCACCTGACACCAATATTTACAAGTTTGTCAATCAATTAGAAATTGTCGGCACGGAAAGGCGTATTCCAGACGGCATTTTATACATCAATGGTTTGCCTGTGGTGGTTTTTGAATTTAAAACAGCCATTCAGGAGAATACAACCATTCACAATGCTTTTGTTCAACTGACTACTCGCTATAAAAGAGATATCCCCGAATTATTTAAATACAATGCCTTTTGCATCATCAGTGATGGCGTGAACAACAAAGCAGGTTCATTTTTTGCCCCTTACGAATTTTACTACGCTTGGCGAAGAATTGCAGGTCTAGCTAAGGATGTAGATGGTATAGACAGTATGTTCACTTTGGTTCAGGGAATGCTGCATAAAAACCGCTTGCGGGATATTATTCAGAACTTCATTTACATTCCCGATTCATCCAAAAAAGACGAGAAAATCGTTTGTCGCTATCCGCAGTATTACGCAGCTCGCAGTTTATACGAAAACATCAAAAAAGCAGAGAAACCAGACGGAGACGGAAAAGGCGGTACTTACTTTGGAGCAACAGGTAGTGGCAAGAGTTTTACAATGCTTTATCTCACCCGTTTGTTGATGAAAAGCAAGCATTTTGAAAGTCCGACCATAGTTCTCATTACCGACAGAACCGACTTAGACGACCAACTTTCAGGGCAATTTACCAACGCCAAGCAATTTATAGGAGACAATGCGGTGGAAAGTGTAGAAAGCAGAGCAGATTTGAGAAGCAAAATGCAAGGTAGAAACAGCGGTGGCGTATTCTTAACCACTATTCACAAGTTTACAGAAGACACCGAACTGCTCACCGAAAGAACCAATGTGATTTGTATTTCGGATGAAGCCCACAGAAGCCAAACCAATCTCGACCAAAAAGTAAAAGTCACCAAAGATGGCGTGAAGAAAACCTACGGTTTTGCAAAATATCTGCACGATTCTTTACCTAACGCCACTTTTGTAGGCTTCACAGGAACACCAATAGATGCAACTTTAGACGTGTTCGGAAAAGTTGTTGATGCCTATACAATGACAGAATCGGTACGAGATGAAATCACGGTTCGTATTGTGTATGAAGGCAGAGCAGCCAAAGTTGCCTTGCACAATAGTGAATTAGAGAAGATTGAAAAATATTACGAAGAAGCAGCCGAAGCAGGTGCCAACGAATACCAAATAGAAGAAAGCAAAAAGGCAACGGCAACAATGAACGCCATTTTAGGCGACCCGGATCGTTTGAAAGCATTGGCAGAGGATTTTGTAAAACACTACGAAAACAGGGTAAACGAAGGAGCGACTGTAAAAGGCAAAGCAATGTTTGTTTGCAGTAGCCGTGAAATTGGCTACGAGTTTTACAAAAATGTAATCGCTTTAAGACCTGAATGGGCTGAAATTCGAATTGCCGAAGAAGGAGCTGTTTTAACAGACAAGGACAAAAGGGAAATCAAACCGATGGAGCGTATCAAAATGATAATGACCAGAGGAAAAGACGACCCAAAAGAAATGTATGACCTGCTTGGCACAAAAGAATACCGCAAGGAATTGGACAGGCAGTTTAAAAATGAAAAATCCAATTTCAAGATTGCCATTGTGGTAGATATGTGGCTCACAGGTTTTGACGTGCCATTTTTGGATTCCATTTACATTGACAAGCCTATTCAGCAACACAATTTAATTCAGACCATTTCAAGAGTTAACCGAAAATTTGAAGGCAAAAACAAAGGCTTGGTTGTCGATTACATTGGCATCAAGAAGGCTATGAATATGGCTCTTGCCAAATACAACAAAGGCGAAAGAGAAAACTTTGAAGACATTCAAGAATCGCTCATTGTGGTAAGAAACCATTTAGACCTTTTGGCAAAAGTCTTCCATAAGTTCGACAGCTCAAAATATTTCGGTGGTGCAGCATTGGAGCAGTTGAACACGTTGAATATGGCAGCTGAATATGTGCAGTTGACCAAAGACTTGGAAACCCGATTTATGGGCTTGGTAAAACGATTGAAAGCCGCTTATGATATTTGTGCAGGAAGTGAACATTTAACCCAGAAAGAAAGAGATTATACTCACTTCTATTTAGCTGTTAGGTCAATCGTTTTCAAACTGACCAAAGGCAGTGCACCCGACACGGCTCAAATGAACGCCAGAGTTCGGGAAATGATAAAAGACGCTTTGGAAAGTGACGGAGTTCAGGAAATCTTCAAACTTGGAGATGAAACCCAAAGCGAACAAGACCTTTTTTCAGAAGACTATTTGGCAAAGATTGACAAAATCAAGCTACCACACACCAAAATCAAATTGCTTCAACAACTTTTAGCCAAAGCCATTGGAGAGATGAAGAAAGTCAACAAAGTAAAAGGTATAGACTTCTCTAAGAAAATGCAAGCGTTGGTAGAACGCTACAACGAGCGAAAGGAAGATGACGTTTTACGAAGCGAAGTGTACGAAGAAATGGCAGAGCATTTGACTAACTTGATTTGGGAAGTACAAAAGGAGTTTTCCGCAGGAGACGAATTAGGAATTGACTTTGAAGAAAAAGCCTTTTACGACATTTTGAAAGACTTGTGCATCAAGTATGACTTCAAATATCCCGAAGACAAACTAATTGTATTAGCCCAGGCAGTTAAAGACTTGGTGGACTCACAAGCGAAATATCCAGATTGGAGCAAAAGAGAAGACATAAAATCTGCTTTAAAAGTCGGACTGATAATTCTCTTGGACGAACACGGTTATCCACCTGTAGAAAGAGACGAAGTATATAAAGACATCTTTGAACAAGCGGAGAATTTTAAGAAAAACAGAGTAATGACGAAATAA
- a CDS encoding virulence RhuM family protein, producing MTSDILIYQNQEGNIKIDVRLQEETVWLTQSQMGHLFGKDKRTISEHISNIFSEGELEKSSTVRKFRTVQTEGNREVERELDHYNLDVIISVGYRVKSVQGTQFRIWATQRLKEYIIKGFTLNDDRFKSGSSMNYFNELQERIREIRLSEKFFYQKIKDIYATSIDYDPKDEKTIEFFKIVQNKLLWAISEQTAAELVYRRVDAGLPLMGMLSYDKKQVASIKKAEVSIAKNYLNEDEMRLLGLLVEQYLAFAETMAQQQTPMYMKDWIERLDTILQLNGRELLTHAGKISHKMALEKSGEEYEKFKQQQKAIEKEASLKELEEDIKKLKKPPRK from the coding sequence ATGACCAGCGACATCCTTATATACCAAAACCAAGAAGGGAATATCAAAATAGATGTACGCTTGCAGGAAGAAACCGTTTGGCTTACGCAGTCGCAAATGGGGCATTTGTTTGGCAAGGACAAACGCACCATCAGTGAGCATATCAGCAATATTTTCAGTGAGGGCGAATTGGAAAAAAGTTCAACTGTCCGGAAATTCCGGACAGTTCAAACCGAAGGTAATCGGGAGGTGGAAAGAGAGCTTGACCACTATAATTTAGATGTTATCATTTCGGTTGGGTATCGGGTAAAGTCGGTTCAGGGTACACAATTTCGTATATGGGCAACACAGCGGTTAAAGGAGTACATCATAAAAGGTTTTACGCTCAATGATGACCGCTTTAAGTCGGGCAGCTCAATGAACTATTTTAACGAACTGCAAGAGCGCATTCGGGAGATTCGCCTTTCGGAGAAGTTTTTCTACCAAAAAATCAAAGACATCTACGCCACCAGTATCGACTATGACCCGAAAGACGAAAAAACCATTGAGTTTTTCAAAATAGTGCAAAACAAATTGCTTTGGGCAATCAGTGAGCAAACCGCAGCCGAATTGGTGTACAGGCGTGTGGATGCCGGCTTGCCCTTAATGGGAATGCTATCCTACGACAAAAAACAAGTGGCGTCCATAAAAAAAGCCGAGGTAAGCATTGCCAAAAATTACTTGAATGAAGATGAAATGAGGCTTTTAGGCTTGTTGGTGGAGCAATATTTGGCATTTGCCGAAACAATGGCACAACAGCAAACACCAATGTATATGAAAGATTGGATTGAGCGATTGGACACCATTTTGCAATTGAACGGCAGGGAATTGTTGACCCACGCAGGAAAAATTTCGCATAAAATGGCATTGGAGAAATCAGGAGAAGAATATGAGAAGTTCAAGCAACAGCAAAAAGCCATTGAAAAAGAAGCCAGTTTGAAAGAGTTAGAGGAAGATATTAAAAAATTGAAGAAACCACCGAGAAAGTGA
- a CDS encoding AAA family ATPase — protein MFIKSIQIKNYKLFSPDEFFEINDLNVPDNQNNGSGLTIFVGENGCGKSTLLDAFAMPYVSYKTDSFNLSDINNPNEKVEINILTNEVYSYKGTMPKIEFKGKGFVFKGGVRNRGNKDFLSSMVVTDQQYIKADGETKPKDNTPDLRLSVNNPWSGSRFNDIEYLILDKNRTFQTRKGTYNDTRFDRIMEDLNYQYVQKEGNPLDCNDTLKDVKNIESKGVIAGISEAIAKFSEISGNQLKLKLIDNWKPFANAFFGTDKENLQSIHLNQLGSGYEMIFSLIYAYYLSKKGNKKLIVLIDEPELHLHPKLQSDFIDLLLEFSKDSQIILTTHSPLFIKQAMSNNNVQVRILTKTENSVSVASPELAVLPYVSSNEVNFIAFKLATEEYHNELYERLMQLKATSNRIKDFDISFFQTKKGEPKDSPWMGHQNEVTIHTYIRNQIHHRADNGVADYKNLESSIEQMRQYLIEIAEE, from the coding sequence ATGTTTATAAAAAGTATCCAAATAAAAAACTATAAGCTCTTTTCACCAGATGAGTTCTTTGAGATTAATGATTTAAACGTTCCTGATAATCAAAACAATGGTTCAGGATTGACGATTTTTGTTGGCGAAAATGGTTGTGGGAAATCGACTCTTTTGGATGCTTTTGCAATGCCCTATGTTTCTTACAAAACTGATTCATTTAATTTATCTGACATTAATAACCCCAACGAAAAAGTTGAAATAAATATTCTTACGAATGAAGTTTATTCCTACAAAGGAACTATGCCAAAAATTGAGTTTAAAGGTAAAGGTTTTGTCTTTAAAGGAGGCGTAAGAAATAGAGGTAACAAAGACTTTTTGTCTTCAATGGTTGTAACAGACCAACAGTATATTAAAGCAGATGGCGAAACGAAACCAAAGGATAACACGCCTGATTTAAGACTATCTGTCAACAATCCTTGGAGTGGCTCAAGGTTCAATGATATTGAATACCTAATTCTTGACAAAAACAGAACATTTCAAACACGAAAAGGCACATATAATGATACTCGCTTTGACAGGATAATGGAGGATTTGAATTATCAATATGTTCAAAAAGAAGGTAATCCATTAGATTGTAATGACACTTTAAAAGACGTTAAAAATATTGAAAGCAAAGGAGTAATTGCAGGTATTAGCGAGGCAATTGCTAAATTTTCTGAGATAAGTGGAAATCAATTAAAACTGAAATTAATTGATAATTGGAAACCTTTCGCAAATGCCTTTTTTGGAACTGATAAGGAGAATTTACAGTCCATTCATCTCAATCAACTAGGTTCAGGGTATGAAATGATATTTTCCTTGATCTACGCATACTATCTTTCAAAGAAAGGAAATAAGAAACTAATAGTCTTGATTGACGAACCAGAACTTCATCTACATCCAAAGCTCCAATCTGACTTTATTGATTTATTGTTAGAGTTTTCCAAAGATTCTCAAATCATATTAACTACTCATTCACCGCTGTTCATTAAGCAAGCTATGAGTAATAACAATGTTCAAGTTAGAATCTTAACGAAAACAGAAAATTCTGTATCGGTCGCAAGTCCCGAATTAGCTGTATTACCATATGTGTCTTCTAATGAAGTTAATTTTATTGCATTCAAACTTGCTACGGAAGAATATCACAATGAACTCTATGAAAGACTTATGCAGTTAAAAGCAACGAGTAATAGAATAAAGGACTTTGATATTTCTTTTTTTCAAACTAAAAAAGGAGAGCCAAAAGACTCACCTTGGATGGGGCATCAAAATGAGGTTACTATTCATACTTACATAAGAAATCAAATACACCATCGGGCAGATAATGGAGTGGCGGATTACAAGAATTTAGAGTCTTCAATTGAACAAATGAGACAGTACTTAATAGAAATTGCAGAAGAATAA
- a CDS encoding restriction endonuclease subunit S — protein MIKEQEKSSHQENLVKSRFRRLGDYIQLVDNRNKDLKVTNLLGINITKNFMPSVANVSGTDLSKYKIIQKGQFAYSAMQVGRDETIRLALYTDDEPAIISPAYLVIESKDEDELIPEYMMMWFQRPESDRYGWFISDSSVRASLDWERFCEIEIPIPDISEQRKYVALYKGLLTNQKTYENSLEDLQLICNSFMDTLKEKHLKPIGSLVSLVDKRNSDGRITNLLGINVDKVFMPSKAKTTKENLVKYKVVQKGEFAYSAMQVGRDETVRVVLYTFDEPAIISPAYQVFKVNDEKEILPEFLMLWFYRPEFNRFGWFISDSSVRASLEWERFQEIEIPVPDIEVQEAIVTIYHTLQTRKRINEQLKESIKPLCPVLMKGVVESMEVETVES, from the coding sequence ATGATTAAAGAACAGGAAAAATCAAGTCATCAAGAAAATCTTGTAAAATCAAGGTTCAGACGCTTGGGCGATTACATACAATTGGTTGACAACCGCAACAAGGATTTGAAAGTGACAAATCTCTTGGGCATCAACATTACCAAAAACTTTATGCCTTCTGTTGCCAATGTTTCAGGCACTGACTTGTCCAAATATAAAATCATACAAAAAGGGCAATTTGCCTATTCTGCAATGCAAGTTGGTAGAGATGAAACTATTCGACTTGCACTTTACACAGATGATGAACCTGCGATTATTTCACCAGCTTACTTGGTGATTGAAAGCAAGGATGAAGACGAATTGATTCCTGAATATATGATGATGTGGTTTCAACGTCCTGAATCTGACAGATACGGTTGGTTTATTAGTGATAGCAGCGTAAGAGCGAGTTTGGATTGGGAACGTTTTTGCGAAATTGAAATCCCCATACCCGACATTTCCGAACAACGCAAATATGTAGCCCTGTACAAAGGCTTGCTCACCAACCAAAAAACCTACGAAAACAGTTTGGAGGATTTGCAGCTGATTTGTAATTCGTTTATGGACACTTTAAAGGAGAAGCATTTAAAACCGATTGGTAGCTTGGTTAGCTTAGTAGATAAAAGAAATAGTGACGGCAGAATAACAAATCTACTCGGAATTAACGTAGATAAGGTTTTTATGCCATCAAAGGCTAAAACCACAAAAGAAAATCTTGTTAAATATAAGGTAGTTCAAAAAGGGGAATTCGCATATTCTGCAATGCAAGTTGGAAGAGATGAAACAGTGAGAGTGGTTTTATACACTTTTGATGAACCTGCAATTATTTCACCAGCATATCAAGTCTTTAAAGTAAATGACGAAAAGGAAATACTGCCTGAATTTTTAATGCTTTGGTTTTATCGCCCAGAGTTTAATCGTTTTGGTTGGTTTATTAGTGATAGTAGTGTTCGAGCGAGTTTGGAGTGGGAAAGGTTTCAAGAAATCGAAATTCCTGTGCCAGATATTGAAGTGCAAGAAGCCATAGTCACCATTTACCACACCTTACAAACCCGCAAACGCATCAACGAGCAGTTAAAAGAAAGCATCAAACCGCTTTGCCCTGTGCTGATGAAAGGGGTTGTGGAGAGTATGGAAGTTGAAACAGTAGAAAGTTAG
- a CDS encoding GxxExxY protein produces MKHEDLTYKIIGCAMEVHKHLGNGFQEVVYQRALAIEMQMKGIAFSREHEMPLQYKGHNIGTRRVDFFVEDKIMVEIKAIINLEDVHLAQAMNYVEAYNLEIGLLINFGAKSLQHKRVHNNKVLNRD; encoded by the coding sequence ATGAAGCATGAGGATTTGACATATAAAATTATAGGTTGTGCCATGGAAGTGCATAAGCATTTAGGAAATGGATTTCAGGAAGTTGTTTATCAGAGAGCTTTAGCTATTGAGATGCAAATGAAAGGAATAGCATTTAGTCGTGAACATGAAATGCCTTTGCAGTACAAAGGACATAATATTGGCACAAGAAGAGTAGATTTTTTTGTGGAGGATAAAATTATGGTAGAAATAAAGGCGATAATCAATTTAGAGGATGTGCATTTGGCACAGGCAATGAATTATGTGGAGGCTTATAACCTTGAAATCGGATTGCTAATCAATTTTGGTGCAAAAAGCCTTCAACACAAACGAGTACACAACAATAAAGTCTTAAACCGTGATTAA
- a CDS encoding type I restriction-modification system subunit M, which produces MAKQKVKEKAIEETLWQSCDKLRGSVEPAEYKHVVLGLIFLKFASDKFEQRRKELIAEGKEKYVEMKDFYAMKNVFYLEEISRWSYIIKNAKQNDISLKIDTALNTIEKNNPALKGALPDNYFSRLALDKTKLASLLDTINDIDTLKDNGQDVIGRVYEYFLGKFALKESSGKGKGEFYTPKTIVNLMAELIEPYKGIIYDPCCGTGGMFVQSIKFIEAHQGSKKEVSIYGQENTPTTYKLAKMNLAIRGIAANLGDKHADTFSNDQHKDLKADYIMANPPFNLKDWRGENELLDDPRWMGYEVPPKSNANYGWILNMVSKLSENGVAGFILANGALSGSGEEYKIRRKLIENDLVEAIIIIPRNTFYTTDISVTLWILNKNKNQRTDNTKEKPKNYRDRTGEILFMDLRRWGSEYEKKYIELTEDDIQQVALNFHNWQQADYETTYKDIPEYCKSASFEDLEANDFSLVPSKYIEFVDKDSGIDFDTEMKRIQQDFKTLLQEEKESQEQLINAFKTLGYSLEP; this is translated from the coding sequence ATGGCCAAACAGAAAGTAAAGGAAAAAGCGATTGAAGAAACCTTGTGGCAATCTTGCGACAAGTTAAGAGGTTCGGTAGAACCTGCTGAATACAAACACGTAGTACTCGGTCTGATTTTCCTGAAATTCGCCAGCGACAAATTTGAGCAACGCAGAAAAGAACTGATTGCCGAAGGCAAAGAAAAATACGTGGAAATGAAAGATTTCTACGCTATGAAAAATGTGTTCTACTTGGAGGAAATATCTCGGTGGAGCTACATCATCAAAAATGCCAAGCAAAACGACATTTCCCTAAAAATTGATACGGCACTCAACACCATTGAGAAAAACAACCCTGCCCTGAAAGGTGCTTTGCCCGACAATTATTTTTCTCGTTTGGCATTGGACAAAACCAAACTTGCTTCCCTACTCGACACCATCAACGATATTGACACACTCAAAGACAACGGACAAGATGTGATTGGACGTGTGTATGAATATTTCTTGGGCAAGTTTGCCCTGAAAGAAAGCAGCGGAAAAGGCAAAGGCGAATTCTATACGCCCAAAACCATTGTGAACTTGATGGCGGAATTGATAGAGCCCTACAAAGGAATCATTTATGACCCTTGCTGCGGAACAGGCGGAATGTTTGTGCAGTCTATCAAGTTTATTGAAGCCCACCAGGGAAGCAAAAAGGAAGTTTCCATTTACGGACAGGAAAACACGCCAACGACATACAAATTGGCGAAAATGAATTTGGCAATCCGTGGTATTGCTGCCAACCTTGGCGACAAACACGCAGACACTTTTTCCAACGACCAGCACAAAGACCTGAAAGCCGATTACATTATGGCAAATCCGCCATTTAACCTGAAAGATTGGCGGGGCGAAAACGAACTCTTGGACGACCCACGTTGGATGGGCTATGAAGTGCCACCCAAAAGCAACGCCAACTACGGTTGGATTTTGAATATGGTGAGCAAACTTTCTGAAAATGGCGTAGCAGGTTTCATTCTTGCCAATGGTGCACTTTCGGGCAGTGGCGAAGAATACAAAATCCGTAGAAAGTTGATTGAAAATGATTTGGTGGAAGCCATTATCATCATTCCACGTAATACGTTTTATACTACCGACATCAGCGTAACGCTTTGGATTTTGAACAAAAACAAAAATCAACGCACGGATAACACCAAAGAGAAACCCAAAAACTACCGAGACCGCACAGGCGAAATCCTGTTTATGGATTTGAGGCGTTGGGGCAGCGAGTACGAGAAAAAATATATTGAACTCACTGAAGACGACATACAGCAAGTTGCACTAAATTTTCACAATTGGCAGCAAGCCGATTATGAAACCACCTACAAAGACATACCCGAATATTGCAAATCTGCCAGTTTTGAAGATTTGGAAGCCAACGATTTTTCATTGGTGCCAAGCAAATACATTGAGTTTGTAGACAAAGACAGCGGCATCGACTTTGACACGGAAATGAAACGCATACAGCAAGATTTCAAGACCCTGCTACAAGAAGAAAAAGAATCGCAGGAACAATTGATAAACGCTTTTAAAACTTTGGGATACAGTCTTGAACCATGA
- a CDS encoding NADP-dependent isocitrate dehydrogenase, translating to MSSKTKITVAYGDGIGPEIMKATLNILEAAGAQLEYDVIEIGEQVYLKGISSGMEPKAFDSLRETKVFLKSPITTPQGGGFKSLNVTTRKSFGLFANVRPCKAYSPFVKTHFPKTDMVIIRENEEDLYAGIEHRQTQEVYQCLKLISQPGSEKIIRYAFEYAKKYNRKKVTCMTKDNIMKLADGLFHKTFDEIAKEYPEIETDHKIIDIGSALIAERPEIFDVIVTLNLYGDIISDIAAQVTGSVGLGGSANVGAEVAMFEAIHGSAPDIAGKDMANPSGLLNGAVMMLVHIGQPEIAEKIANAWMKTLEDGIHTGDIYQEGLSSKKVGTQEFAKAVIERLGQLPVNMVPAVFDKSSTDPINIKLAPVTKSEKKLIGVDVFIDWDKDGRDPNSIGDTLRKADANGLVLQLITNRGIKVYPGGMKETFCTDHWRCRFQKADQSPVTHAEVLDLMDQVAKLGFDFIKTENLYSFDGVRAYSLAQGE from the coding sequence ATGTCATCAAAAACAAAAATTACTGTCGCTTATGGCGATGGAATCGGACCGGAGATTATGAAAGCCACGCTAAATATTCTTGAGGCTGCTGGCGCACAATTAGAGTACGATGTCATTGAAATCGGTGAACAGGTATATTTAAAGGGAATAAGCTCAGGAATGGAGCCTAAGGCTTTTGACTCTTTGAGAGAGACCAAAGTATTTTTGAAATCACCAATTACTACTCCGCAAGGTGGAGGGTTCAAGAGTTTGAATGTGACAACAAGAAAATCATTTGGACTTTTTGCTAATGTTAGACCCTGTAAGGCTTACTCCCCTTTTGTAAAAACACATTTTCCTAAGACAGATATGGTGATCATTCGTGAAAACGAAGAGGATCTTTATGCGGGGATTGAACATAGGCAAACACAAGAGGTGTATCAATGTCTAAAATTAATTTCACAACCTGGTTCTGAGAAGATTATTAGATATGCGTTTGAATATGCAAAGAAATATAACAGGAAAAAAGTAACCTGTATGACTAAAGACAACATCATGAAGTTGGCTGACGGTCTTTTCCACAAAACTTTTGATGAGATCGCAAAAGAATATCCTGAAATCGAAACAGATCATAAAATCATCGATATTGGATCTGCTTTGATCGCTGAGAGACCAGAGATTTTTGATGTAATTGTGACACTGAACTTGTATGGAGATATCATTTCTGATATCGCAGCTCAAGTAACAGGTTCTGTAGGTCTAGGAGGTTCTGCCAATGTCGGTGCTGAGGTAGCTATGTTTGAAGCGATCCATGGTTCTGCGCCTGATATCGCAGGAAAAGACATGGCTAATCCTTCGGGCTTGCTCAATGGAGCTGTAATGATGCTAGTACATATCGGACAGCCTGAGATTGCTGAGAAAATAGCGAATGCTTGGATGAAGACTTTGGAAGATGGGATTCATACAGGAGATATCTATCAAGAAGGTTTGTCTTCTAAGAAGGTTGGGACACAAGAATTTGCAAAGGCAGTTATAGAAAGATTAGGTCAGTTACCAGTGAATATGGTTCCGGCTGTATTTGATAAATCAAGTACAGATCCAATTAATATCAAGCTTGCACCAGTGACTAAGTCTGAAAAGAAATTGATTGGTGTAGATGTTTTTATAGACTGGGACAAAGACGGAAGAGATCCGAACTCTATTGGTGATACTTTGAGAAAGGCAGACGCTAATGGTCTAGTTCTTCAGCTCATAACGAATAGAGGGATTAAGGTATATCCTGGAGGAATGAAAGAAACATTCTGTACAGATCACTGGAGGTGTAGGTTCCAAAAGGCTGATCAATCACCTGTCACACATGCTGAAGTTCTTGACTTGATGGATCAGGTAGCCAAATTAGGTTTTGACTTTATCAAAACTGAAAATCTCTATTCCTTTGATGGTGTCAGAGCGTATAGCTTGGCTCAAGGTGAATAA